The following are from one region of the Noviherbaspirillum sedimenti genome:
- a CDS encoding TRAP transporter small permease subunit, whose translation MQAFLRLSRWIDTLGQSIGRVANLMILLSCIVSAANALLRYGFNWSNNWPLELQWYLFAGAVMLGAPYTFQRNEHVRVDLIYGHVSERIQHYIDALGVIFFLLPACLLFTWLSWKTLFLPSWGILEQSSNAGGLPLYPIKLIVPLGFALLALQGISELIKRIAALAGKAHLDAKYERPVQ comes from the coding sequence ATGCAAGCATTTTTAAGGCTATCTCGCTGGATCGATACATTAGGCCAATCCATAGGTCGAGTGGCAAATCTCATGATTCTGCTTTCTTGTATCGTCAGCGCGGCCAATGCCCTGCTCCGGTACGGTTTCAACTGGAGCAACAACTGGCCGCTGGAATTACAGTGGTATCTGTTTGCCGGTGCCGTCATGCTGGGTGCTCCATACACCTTTCAGCGCAATGAACACGTTCGCGTCGACTTAATCTACGGCCATGTATCCGAGCGCATTCAGCATTACATCGATGCGCTCGGCGTCATCTTCTTTCTGCTGCCGGCATGTTTGCTGTTTACCTGGCTTTCCTGGAAAACCCTGTTTCTTCCTTCCTGGGGAATTCTCGAGCAATCCTCCAATGCCGGCGGACTGCCGCTCTACCCGATCAAGTTGATCGTCCCATTGGGATTTGCCCTGCTTGCACTGCAAGGCATCTCAGAACTGATCAAACGCATCGCCGCACTTGCCGGCAAAGCACATCTTGACGCCAAATACGAAAGACCCGTTCAATGA
- the argH gene encoding argininosuccinate lyase has product MTAQLSKKGEAWSARFSEPVSDLVKRYTASVFFDKRLAPFDIQGSLAHAEMLAHQGIITAQDLEDIRRGMTQIASEIAAGSFEWLLDLEDVHLNIEKRLTELVGDAGKRLHTGRSRNDQVATDIRLYIRAAIDDIVALLRGLQTALVDLAEQHADTILPGFTHMQVAQPVTFGHHMLAYVEMFGRDAERMADCRRRVNRLPLGAAALAGTTFPIDRARVAQTLGFEDVCHNSLDAVSDRDFAIEFCAAAALVMTHISRMSEELVIWMSPRVGFIDIADRFCTGSSIMPQKKNPDVPELARGKTGRVNGHLIALLTLMKGQPLAYNKDNQEDKEPLFDTVDTVTDTLRIFADMARGITVKPDAMRAAALQGYATATDLADYLVKKGLPFRDAHEAVARAVRSCDDRGCDLADLPLEDLRTFSDLVEADVYAVLTLEGSVAARNHVGGTAPEQVRAAIARLRAQLS; this is encoded by the coding sequence ATGACAGCTCAACTCTCGAAAAAAGGCGAAGCCTGGTCGGCCCGCTTTTCCGAACCCGTCTCCGACCTGGTCAAACGTTACACTGCTTCGGTATTTTTCGACAAGCGCCTGGCGCCATTCGACATTCAGGGTTCGCTGGCGCATGCCGAGATGCTGGCGCACCAGGGCATCATCACGGCCCAGGATCTGGAAGACATCCGCCGCGGCATGACGCAGATCGCGTCGGAAATCGCCGCCGGCAGTTTCGAATGGCTGCTCGACCTGGAAGACGTCCACCTGAATATCGAAAAACGCCTGACCGAACTGGTCGGCGACGCCGGCAAGCGCCTGCACACCGGGCGCTCGCGCAACGACCAGGTAGCCACGGACATCCGACTGTACATACGCGCCGCCATCGATGACATCGTCGCCCTGCTGCGCGGTCTGCAGACGGCCCTGGTCGATCTCGCCGAGCAACATGCCGACACCATCCTGCCGGGTTTCACCCACATGCAGGTGGCGCAGCCCGTGACCTTCGGCCACCACATGCTGGCCTATGTCGAAATGTTCGGCCGTGACGCCGAGCGCATGGCCGACTGCCGCCGCCGCGTCAACCGCCTGCCGCTGGGCGCCGCCGCTCTGGCCGGCACCACCTTCCCGATCGACCGCGCCCGCGTGGCGCAGACCCTGGGTTTCGAGGACGTCTGCCACAATTCCCTGGACGCCGTCTCCGACCGCGACTTCGCCATTGAATTCTGCGCCGCCGCGGCCCTCGTCATGACCCATATCTCGCGCATGTCCGAAGAACTGGTGATCTGGATGAGCCCGCGCGTCGGCTTCATCGACATCGCCGACCGCTTCTGCACGGGCTCCTCGATCATGCCGCAAAAGAAGAATCCGGACGTGCCGGAACTGGCGCGCGGCAAAACCGGCCGCGTCAACGGTCACCTGATCGCCCTGCTCACCCTCATGAAAGGCCAGCCGCTGGCCTACAACAAGGATAACCAGGAAGACAAGGAACCCTTGTTCGACACCGTCGACACCGTGACCGACACCTTGCGCATCTTCGCCGACATGGCGCGCGGCATTACCGTCAAGCCGGACGCCATGCGCGCCGCCGCGCTGCAGGGCTATGCCACGGCCACCGACCTGGCCGACTACCTGGTCAAGAAAGGCCTGCCGTTCCGCGATGCCCATGAAGCCGTGGCGCGCGCCGTGCGCAGTTGCGACGACCGCGGCTGCGATCTCGCCGACCTGCCGCTGGAAGACTTGCGCACGTTCTCGGACCTGGTCGAAGCCGATGTCTATGCCGTGCTGACGCTGGAAGGCTCTGTTGCAGCGCGCAATCATGTCGGCGGTACCGCACCTGAGCAGGTCCGCGCGGCCATTGCCCGCCTGCGCGCTCAGCTCAGCTGA
- a CDS encoding sensor histidine kinase codes for MPATSAASPPIEIVIPDCCNIGVVFRALVAVNAAFLAGILLQTSGWQAGLSKFIETSTLIELASLLSLMALCGVRKLIRSMPLWLQRALCALVPAAIASLLIRLLSTSVLFLDALDGLHPAEAALAAALIGIALQHYFELRTRAFSPALAEARLQALQARIRPHFLFNSLNAVLSLIRTEPLRAETTLEDLAELFRVLMRDARDMTTLEQEIRLCRQYLSIEKVRLGERLHVKWNPVDISKEVLQRAQIPALLLQPLLENAVHYGVEPASDAALIQIDIRRQIDRIEIAIVNPYHGDAAAPCGNQMALTNIRQRLALLYDVEAQLSTSVERGLFEVRLRFPYVKTRKDR; via the coding sequence ATGCCAGCCACCAGCGCCGCCTCTCCGCCGATCGAAATCGTGATCCCCGATTGCTGCAATATCGGTGTGGTTTTTCGCGCGCTGGTGGCGGTCAATGCCGCCTTTTTGGCCGGCATCCTGCTGCAGACCAGCGGTTGGCAGGCGGGTCTGTCCAAATTCATCGAAACCTCCACCCTGATCGAGCTGGCCAGCCTGTTGTCGCTGATGGCCCTGTGCGGCGTGCGCAAGCTGATTCGCAGCATGCCGCTGTGGCTGCAGCGCGCCTTGTGCGCCCTGGTGCCGGCAGCCATCGCCAGCCTGCTGATCCGCCTGCTGTCGACCAGCGTTCTGTTCCTCGATGCCCTGGACGGCCTGCATCCGGCCGAGGCCGCGCTGGCCGCCGCCCTGATCGGCATCGCACTGCAGCATTATTTCGAATTGCGCACCCGCGCGTTTTCTCCGGCGCTGGCGGAGGCGCGGCTGCAGGCGCTGCAGGCACGCATCCGTCCGCATTTCCTGTTCAATAGCCTGAATGCGGTGCTGTCGCTGATCCGCACCGAACCGCTGCGCGCCGAAACCACCCTGGAAGACCTGGCTGAACTGTTCCGCGTGCTGATGCGCGACGCCCGCGACATGACCACGCTGGAACAGGAAATCCGCCTGTGCCGGCAATATCTGTCCATCGAGAAGGTGCGCCTGGGCGAGCGCCTGCATGTGAAATGGAATCCGGTCGATATCAGCAAGGAAGTCTTGCAGCGGGCGCAGATCCCGGCGCTGCTGTTGCAGCCCTTGCTGGAAAACGCCGTGCATTACGGCGTCGAGCCGGCCAGCGATGCGGCGCTGATCCAGATCGACATCCGCCGCCAGATCGACCGGATTGAAATCGCGATTGTCAATCCGTATCATGGCGACGCCGCCGCCCCGTGCGGCAATCAGATGGCGCTGACCAATATTCGCCAGCGTCTGGCTTTGCTGTACGATGTCGAAGCCCAGTTGAGCACCTCGGTCGAGCGCGGATTGTTCGAGGTCAGGCTGCGCTTCCCCTATGTGAAAACCAGAAAGGATCGCTGA
- a CDS encoding LytR/AlgR family response regulator transcription factor — protein MVPRLLIVDDEAPARARLAMLLSDIAAECPHQLVGEAAHAQAALDSLAATRPDIVLLDVQMPGMNGIELARHLAAAEAPPAIIFVSAFDEFALKAFEVHALDYLLKPVRAARLAQAIQRAATLVAVPAQKQALAAASASLRQQRRNFSVQERGRLLLVPVTDVLYLKAEAKYVTLRTACRNFLIEESLNSIEEELGELFMRVHRNALVARNAVLGVERAPMGMDADGGEEKSERGERADKVQESWQVIVRGLDERLPVSRRQWPQVKALVRS, from the coding sequence ATGGTGCCGCGTCTGCTGATCGTCGACGATGAAGCGCCGGCGCGCGCGCGCCTGGCCATGCTGCTGTCCGATATCGCCGCTGAATGCCCGCACCAGCTGGTGGGCGAGGCCGCCCATGCCCAGGCGGCACTGGATTCGCTTGCCGCAACCCGGCCGGACATTGTGTTGCTCGACGTGCAAATGCCAGGCATGAATGGCATTGAGCTGGCACGCCACCTGGCCGCAGCCGAGGCGCCACCGGCCATCATTTTCGTCAGCGCATTCGACGAATTCGCCCTCAAGGCATTCGAGGTGCACGCGCTCGATTATCTGTTGAAGCCGGTACGCGCGGCCCGCCTGGCGCAGGCGATCCAGCGCGCGGCAACGCTGGTGGCGGTGCCGGCGCAAAAGCAGGCGCTGGCGGCGGCTTCCGCCAGCCTGCGCCAGCAGCGACGGAATTTTTCGGTACAGGAGCGCGGTCGCCTGTTACTGGTGCCGGTCACTGACGTGCTTTATCTGAAAGCCGAGGCGAAATATGTCACCCTGCGTACCGCCTGCCGCAATTTTTTGATCGAGGAATCCCTGAATTCGATCGAGGAAGAGCTGGGGGAATTGTTCATGCGGGTGCATCGCAACGCGCTGGTGGCGCGCAATGCCGTGCTCGGCGTCGAACGGGCACCGATGGGAATGGACGCGGATGGCGGCGAAGAAAAGAGCGAGCGGGGCGAGCGTGCCGACAAGGTGCAGGAGTCCTGGCAAGTGATCGTGCGCGGGCTGGATGAGCGCTTGCCGGTCTCGCGCCGGCAATGGCCGCAGGTCAAGGCGCTGGTGCGCAGCTAG
- the ppc gene encoding phosphoenolpyruvate carboxylase has translation MTKPSTAAARSAKAAIKTATDKDAPLREDIRLLGRLLGDVLREQEGETVFAVVETIRQTAVRFRRESDAQAGADLDRMLKKLTGEQTISVVRAFSYFSHLANIAEDQHHIRRRRAHLLTGSAPQPGSIALALERLQAAGVSGDAVRDFLGEALISPVLTAHPTEVQRKSILDAEHAIAALLAERDRQLTPRELATNTELLRAKVATLWQTRMLRYDKLTVADEIENALSYYRITFLHELPGLYQDLEDALASRFPPPGRADATLPPFMQMGSWIGGDRDGNPNVNAGTMRHALERQSTAILDFYLEECHALGAELSISTLLVDISPALQTLADASPDTSPHRKDEPYRRALVGIYARLAATARQLGAGAVLRQEVAPAAPYASAAEFGAALQVLIDSLQSHHSAVLVKPRLAAIRRAAEIFGFHLATLDMRQSSDVHEQTLAELFARAGVNHDYAALDEAGKRRLLLAELAQPRLLYSPYLAYSDETASELEILRAAREIRRRYGARAIRNYIISHTETVSDLLEVMLLQKECGLRQADGDNVELMVIPLFETIPDLRNAAAIMDEWLALPLVRRQVTHQGALQEVMLGYSDSNKDGGFLTSNWELYKAETQLLALFADRGVKLRLFHGRGGTVGRGGGPSYEAILAQPAGTVNGQIRLTEQGEIIASKFSNPEIGRRNLELLAAATLEASLLPHAVAPKQAAQLGKFEAVMEDLSERAYRAYRALVYETPGFTDYFFAATPIAEIAELNLGSRPASRKASRRIEDLRAIPWGFSWGQCRLLLPGWYGFGSAVASWLEDGPGAASARLATLRAMLRQWPFFATLLSNMDMVLSKTDLAVASRYAGLVADKKLRKAVFQRILDEHERTVSCLARITGETERLAGNPLLARSIKNRFAYLDPLNHLQVELIKRHRAVAKEQEKIDARVHRGIHLSINGVAAGLRNTG, from the coding sequence ATGACCAAACCATCGACCGCTGCCGCCCGCTCCGCCAAAGCCGCCATCAAAACCGCTACCGACAAGGATGCGCCACTGCGGGAAGACATCCGCCTGCTCGGTCGCCTGCTGGGCGATGTCTTGCGCGAACAGGAAGGCGAGACGGTATTCGCGGTGGTGGAAACCATTCGCCAGACAGCGGTGCGCTTTCGTCGCGAATCCGATGCCCAGGCCGGCGCCGACCTCGACCGCATGCTGAAAAAACTCACGGGCGAGCAGACCATCTCGGTAGTCAGGGCGTTTTCCTATTTTTCGCACTTGGCCAACATTGCCGAGGACCAGCACCACATCCGCCGTCGCCGTGCCCACCTGCTGACCGGCTCGGCGCCGCAGCCTGGCAGCATCGCCCTGGCTCTGGAACGCCTGCAGGCAGCTGGCGTCAGCGGCGACGCCGTGCGCGATTTCCTTGGCGAGGCCCTGATCAGCCCGGTGTTGACTGCGCATCCGACCGAAGTGCAGCGCAAGAGCATCCTCGACGCCGAACACGCCATCGCCGCCCTGCTGGCCGAGCGCGACCGCCAGCTGACGCCGCGCGAGCTGGCGACCAACACCGAACTGTTGCGCGCCAAGGTCGCCACATTGTGGCAAACCCGCATGCTGCGCTATGACAAGCTGACGGTGGCCGACGAAATCGAGAATGCCCTGTCGTATTACCGCATCACCTTCCTGCATGAATTGCCCGGCCTGTACCAGGACCTGGAAGACGCGCTGGCCAGCCGCTTCCCGCCGCCAGGCCGCGCCGACGCCACGCTGCCGCCGTTCATGCAAATGGGCAGCTGGATCGGCGGCGACCGTGACGGCAACCCCAACGTCAATGCCGGCACCATGCGTCATGCGCTGGAACGACAATCGACCGCGATCCTCGACTTCTACCTGGAAGAATGCCATGCGCTGGGCGCGGAACTGTCGATTTCCACCCTGCTGGTCGATATCAGCCCGGCATTGCAAACGCTGGCCGACGCCTCGCCTGACACCTCACCGCATCGCAAGGACGAGCCGTACCGGCGCGCCCTGGTCGGCATCTACGCGCGCCTGGCCGCCACCGCCCGCCAGCTCGGGGCCGGCGCCGTGCTGCGCCAGGAAGTCGCGCCGGCTGCGCCATACGCGTCAGCCGCGGAATTTGGCGCCGCGCTGCAGGTGCTGATCGACTCGCTGCAATCGCACCACAGCGCCGTGCTGGTCAAGCCGCGCCTGGCCGCCATCCGGCGCGCGGCGGAAATCTTTGGCTTCCACCTTGCCACGCTGGACATGCGCCAGAGTTCCGACGTGCATGAGCAAACGCTGGCCGAACTGTTCGCCCGGGCCGGCGTCAACCACGACTATGCCGCGCTTGACGAAGCCGGAAAAAGGCGGCTGCTGCTGGCCGAACTGGCGCAGCCGCGCCTGCTGTATTCGCCCTACCTGGCCTACTCCGACGAAACCGCATCCGAGCTTGAAATCCTGCGCGCAGCGCGCGAAATTCGCCGCCGCTACGGCGCGCGGGCGATCCGCAACTACATCATCTCGCACACGGAAACCGTTTCCGACCTGCTGGAAGTGATGCTGCTGCAGAAGGAATGCGGCCTGCGCCAGGCCGATGGCGACAACGTCGAACTGATGGTCATCCCGCTGTTCGAAACCATCCCGGACCTGCGCAATGCCGCTGCCATCATGGACGAATGGCTGGCCTTGCCGCTGGTGCGCCGCCAGGTGACGCACCAGGGCGCGCTGCAGGAAGTCATGCTGGGTTATTCGGATTCCAACAAGGATGGCGGCTTCCTGACCTCCAACTGGGAGCTGTACAAGGCCGAGACCCAGCTGCTGGCCCTGTTCGCCGACCGCGGCGTCAAGCTGCGCCTGTTCCATGGCCGCGGCGGCACGGTCGGGCGCGGCGGCGGCCCCAGTTACGAGGCGATCCTGGCGCAGCCGGCGGGCACCGTCAATGGCCAGATCCGCCTGACCGAGCAGGGCGAAATCATCGCTTCCAAGTTCTCCAACCCCGAAATCGGCCGGCGCAACCTCGAACTGCTGGCTGCCGCCACCCTGGAAGCCAGCCTGCTGCCGCACGCGGTCGCGCCGAAACAGGCCGCGCAACTCGGCAAATTCGAAGCGGTGATGGAAGACCTGTCGGAACGCGCTTATCGCGCCTATCGCGCGCTGGTGTACGAGACACCCGGCTTCACCGACTATTTTTTCGCCGCCACGCCGATTGCCGAAATCGCCGAGCTCAACCTGGGTTCGCGCCCGGCCTCGCGTAAAGCCAGCCGCAGGATCGAGGATTTGCGGGCGATCCCCTGGGGCTTTTCGTGGGGCCAGTGCCGCCTGCTGCTGCCCGGCTGGTACGGCTTCGGCAGCGCCGTGGCATCCTGGCTGGAGGACGGCCCCGGCGCCGCATCGGCGCGCCTTGCCACCCTGCGCGCGATGCTGCGGCAATGGCCGTTCTTCGCCACCCTGTTGTCCAATATGGACATGGTGTTGTCAAAAACCGACCTGGCGGTGGCCTCGCGCTATGCCGGCCTGGTCGCCGATAAAAAGCTGCGCAAGGCGGTATTCCAGCGCATCCTCGACGAGCACGAACGGACCGTATCCTGCCTTGCCAGAATCACCGGCGAAACGGAGCGCCTGGCCGGCAATCCGCTGCTGGCCAGGTCGATCAAGAACCGCTTTGCCTATCTCGACCCCTTGAATCACTTGCAGGTCGAACTGATCAAACGGCATCGCGCTGTTGCAAAAGAGCAAGAAAAGATTGACGCGCGAGTACATCGCGGCATACATTTGTCAATCAATGGGGTGGCCGCCGGCTTGCGCAATACCGGCTGA
- the hemC gene encoding hydroxymethylbilane synthase, whose protein sequence is MKAHVPSRLVIASRESRLAMWQAEHVRAALSALYPECTIEILGMTTRGDQILDRTLSKVGGKGLFVKELEVAMAEGRADLAVHSLKDVPMDLPAGFELAAVLEREDPRDAFVSNDYAALEALPAGAVVGTSSLRRQALIAARYPQLVIRPLRGNLDTRLGKLDRGEYAAIILAAAGLKRLGLPERIRALIAPEYSLPAPGQGAMAIEIPAGRPELQALLAPLNHLATAQAVTAERTVSKTFGGSCQIPLAAFATVEAGSMHLRAMVATPDGARIATAEASGRADAPQALGRQVAEALQAQDAAAILAVCASDPA, encoded by the coding sequence TTGAAAGCTCATGTTCCCTCCAGGTTGGTAATTGCGTCACGGGAAAGCCGGCTGGCCATGTGGCAAGCCGAACACGTGCGCGCAGCCTTGTCTGCATTATATCCAGAGTGCACGATTGAAATTCTCGGCATGACCACGCGTGGCGACCAAATCCTCGACCGCACCTTGTCCAAGGTTGGCGGCAAGGGCCTGTTCGTCAAGGAACTGGAAGTGGCAATGGCCGAGGGGCGCGCCGACCTGGCGGTGCACTCGCTCAAGGACGTGCCGATGGATTTGCCGGCCGGGTTCGAACTGGCCGCCGTGCTGGAGCGCGAAGACCCGCGCGACGCCTTTGTCTCGAACGATTACGCCGCGCTGGAAGCATTGCCTGCCGGTGCCGTGGTAGGCACCAGCAGCCTGCGCCGCCAGGCCCTGATCGCGGCGCGCTATCCGCAACTGGTGATCCGCCCCTTGCGCGGCAATCTCGATACGCGCCTGGGCAAGCTTGACCGTGGCGAATATGCCGCCATCATCCTGGCGGCCGCCGGTCTGAAGCGTCTCGGGCTGCCCGAGCGCATCCGCGCCCTGATCGCGCCGGAATACAGCCTGCCGGCGCCGGGGCAGGGCGCCATGGCAATCGAGATTCCTGCCGGCCGCCCGGAGCTGCAAGCCTTGCTGGCACCGCTGAATCACCTGGCTACCGCACAGGCGGTGACCGCCGAGCGCACGGTCTCGAAGACCTTTGGTGGCAGTTGCCAGATTCCGCTGGCGGCCTTCGCCACGGTCGAGGCCGGCAGCATGCATTTGCGGGCGATGGTGGCTACGCCCGATGGCGCGCGCATCGCCACCGCCGAGGCCAGCGGCCGCGCCGATGCACCGCAAGCCTTGGGGCGGCAGGTGGCAGAAGCGCTGCAGGCGCAGGACGCCGCGGCGATCCTGGCGGTTTGCGCCAGCGACCCGGCCTGA
- a CDS encoding uroporphyrinogen-III synthase yields MARPVVITRPQAQAGALASRVAALGREALLFPLLEIHPLADVAPLRAVLEQLERYALVAFVSPNAIDAAFALRAQWPAGLALAVVGEGSRLALACHGVNDGNATILRPADSCRSDSQGLLEALDKSALRGREVLIIRGDSGRELLADELRAAGANVTAVAAYRRCAPALDARQRAQLARLIDTPGDWIVTSSEALRNLVEMVGQVGGGNAVAKMQQQHFLLPHVRIAETAQMLGFLNITQTASGDEGLLAALQS; encoded by the coding sequence ATGGCCAGGCCGGTCGTCATCACCCGTCCGCAGGCCCAGGCTGGCGCGCTGGCCAGCCGGGTTGCCGCGCTTGGCCGCGAGGCGCTGCTGTTTCCACTGCTGGAAATTCACCCTTTGGCCGATGTGGCGCCCTTGCGCGCCGTCCTGGAGCAACTCGAACGCTATGCGCTGGTGGCGTTCGTCAGCCCGAATGCGATCGACGCGGCGTTTGCCCTGCGGGCGCAGTGGCCTGCCGGACTGGCGCTGGCGGTGGTCGGCGAGGGCAGCCGCCTGGCGCTGGCCTGCCATGGTGTCAATGACGGCAACGCGACCATCCTGCGTCCCGCCGACAGTTGCCGCAGCGATTCGCAGGGCTTGCTGGAAGCACTGGACAAGTCTGCACTGCGGGGCCGTGAAGTATTGATCATTCGCGGCGACAGCGGGCGCGAACTGCTGGCTGACGAATTGCGCGCGGCCGGCGCCAATGTCACTGCTGTTGCGGCCTACCGGCGCTGCGCCCCGGCCCTCGATGCGCGGCAACGGGCGCAACTGGCGCGGCTGATTGACACGCCGGGCGACTGGATCGTCACCAGTTCCGAGGCGCTGCGCAATCTGGTGGAAATGGTCGGGCAGGTCGGCGGGGGCAATGCCGTCGCAAAAATGCAACAGCAACACTTCTTGCTGCCCCATGTCCGTATTGCGGAAACCGCGCAGATGCTGGGTTTTCTGAATATTACACAAACCGCATCAGGCGACGAAGGTCTGCTTGCCGCGTTACAATCCTGA
- a CDS encoding uroporphyrinogen-III C-methyltransferase: MNELPPSSESTPGPQSAPAASPAVSTTPAALASRGGKLSQRLLPLALLVLAVLLALQWWNTRKELHNLRSTLALRLQSGETLNSETRLLVKAAQESGKELQAKVSVLENRQAESQNQQLALEQLYQELSRNRDDWALSEIEQVLSTASQQLQLAGNVSGALIALQNADRLLSRSDKPQFITIRRALAHDQEKLKSLPIVDTTGMALRLDSVIGQIDALPLLSDEKPVVPATQPKNARVKPAQAPATSAGAGAAAAGGSDWMTVVRNNWDSWSNEIWLEIKQLVQVREVATPEALLLSPTQAYYARENLKLRLLSARLALLSRNESAFRNDIVAAQDTIVRYFDTRAKQTQTAQALLKQVQNNNLSIEMPTLADSLNAVRNYKAAP, encoded by the coding sequence ATGAACGAATTGCCTCCATCTTCCGAATCGACGCCGGGTCCGCAGTCCGCGCCCGCCGCATCCCCTGCCGTATCCACGACGCCGGCCGCGCTGGCCAGCCGTGGCGGCAAGTTGTCTCAGCGCCTGCTGCCGCTGGCGCTGCTGGTGCTGGCTGTGCTGCTGGCGCTGCAATGGTGGAATACCCGCAAGGAGTTGCACAACCTGCGCAGCACCCTGGCGCTGCGGCTGCAAAGCGGCGAGACCTTGAACAGCGAAACCCGGCTGCTGGTCAAGGCAGCGCAGGAAAGCGGCAAGGAATTGCAAGCCAAGGTCAGCGTACTGGAAAACCGGCAGGCCGAGTCGCAAAACCAGCAACTCGCGCTCGAACAGTTGTACCAGGAGTTATCCAGGAATCGCGACGACTGGGCCTTGTCGGAAATCGAGCAAGTGCTGTCGACGGCCAGCCAGCAGCTGCAACTGGCCGGCAACGTGTCGGGCGCCCTGATTGCGCTGCAAAACGCCGACCGCCTGTTGTCGCGCTCGGACAAGCCGCAATTCATCACGATCCGGCGCGCGCTTGCGCACGACCAGGAAAAGCTCAAGTCCTTGCCGATCGTCGACACCACCGGCATGGCGCTGCGCCTGGATAGTGTCATCGGCCAGATCGACGCCTTGCCCTTGCTGTCGGATGAAAAGCCGGTGGTGCCGGCGACCCAGCCCAAGAATGCCCGCGTCAAACCGGCCCAGGCGCCCGCGACGTCTGCCGGTGCGGGCGCTGCCGCTGCCGGCGGCAGCGACTGGATGACCGTCGTGCGCAATAACTGGGATAGCTGGAGCAATGAAATTTGGCTGGAAATCAAGCAACTGGTGCAGGTACGCGAAGTCGCCACGCCGGAGGCGCTGTTGCTGTCGCCGACCCAAGCCTATTACGCCCGCGAAAATCTCAAGCTGCGCTTGCTGAGCGCGCGCCTGGCGCTGTTGTCGCGCAATGAATCGGCTTTCCGCAACGACATCGTGGCCGCCCAGGACACCATCGTGCGGTATTTCGACACGCGCGCCAAGCAGACCCAGACTGCGCAGGCCCTGCTCAAGCAGGTACAGAACAACAACCTGTCCATTGAAATGCCGACGCTGGCTGACAGCCTGAATGCCGTGCGTAATTACAAAGCTGCGCCATAA
- a CDS encoding heme biosynthesis HemY N-terminal domain-containing protein, which produces MRFFLWLLFIFAAAVGLAAVARFNPGNVVFFYPPYRIDLSLNFFLLLTVLLFFLLYFAFKAFDVTMKMPQRVAAYRRNKHERESNKALREALKALLEGRFGHAEKAATRAVDSADNGGLAALIGAQAAHRMAQAARRDQWLARIADDPAMKTARLMTSVELLVDDRQPEAALAAVGELNASGTRHIHALRLALKASQQAQNWPEVLRLVRSLDKHGVLHQAASRRLRAMAYEALLSDKAHDAESIRRVWAEIPAADKLQPLVAAHAANTFNSSGLQSEARVIVEKALEAEWDDRLVRVYRRSAAAEGSPELLAQIERGEAWLASRLADAELTLTLGALCLKQKLWGKAQRFLEQSLANAADSATLREAHLKLAQLHEALDQEPQAQAHYRQCALTNLL; this is translated from the coding sequence ATGCGATTCTTCCTCTGGCTACTTTTCATATTTGCCGCCGCCGTCGGCCTGGCCGCGGTAGCCCGCTTCAACCCTGGTAACGTGGTGTTTTTCTATCCGCCGTACCGGATCGACCTGTCACTGAATTTTTTCCTGCTGCTGACGGTCCTGCTGTTCTTTCTGCTGTATTTCGCCTTCAAGGCGTTTGACGTCACCATGAAAATGCCGCAGCGGGTGGCAGCATACCGCCGCAACAAGCACGAGCGCGAAAGCAACAAGGCCTTGCGCGAGGCCCTCAAGGCCTTGCTGGAAGGGCGCTTCGGCCATGCCGAGAAAGCCGCCACGCGCGCGGTTGACTCGGCCGACAATGGCGGCCTGGCAGCGCTGATCGGCGCCCAGGCGGCGCACCGCATGGCCCAGGCGGCGCGCCGCGACCAGTGGCTGGCCAGGATCGCCGACGACCCGGCCATGAAGACGGCGCGCCTGATGACCAGCGTCGAACTGCTGGTCGATGACCGCCAGCCGGAGGCCGCGCTGGCTGCGGTGGGCGAACTCAACGCCAGCGGCACCCGCCACATCCACGCCCTGCGCCTGGCGCTCAAGGCCAGCCAGCAGGCACAGAACTGGCCGGAAGTCTTGCGCCTGGTGCGTTCGCTCGACAAGCACGGCGTCCTGCATCAGGCAGCATCGCGGCGCCTGCGCGCCATGGCTTACGAAGCCCTGTTGTCGGACAAGGCGCACGACGCCGAATCGATTCGCCGGGTGTGGGCCGAGATTCCCGCCGCCGACAAGCTGCAGCCGCTGGTCGCTGCCCATGCGGCGAATACCTTCAACAGCAGCGGCTTGCAGAGTGAGGCGCGCGTGATTGTCGAAAAGGCGCTGGAAGCCGAATGGGACGATCGCCTGGTGCGCGTGTATCGCCGCTCGGCAGCGGCGGAAGGCTCGCCCGAACTGCTGGCGCAAATCGAGCGCGGCGAAGCCTGGCTCGCCAGCCGTCTGGCCGATGCGGAACTGACATTGACCCTGGGCGCGCTGTGCCTGAAACAGAAATTATGGGGCAAGGCCCAGCGTTTCCTGGAGCAGTCCCTGGCCAATGCGGCCGACAGCGCCACCCTGCGCGAAGCGCACCTCAAGCTGGCGCAGCTGCACGAGGCGCTCGATCAGGAGCCGCAGGCGCAGGCGCATTACCGCCAGTGCGCCCTGACCAATCTGTTGTAA